From Kaistella polysaccharea:
TGTAAGTTTCATAGATGCAGATGACTGGATTGACAGTGACTTTTACGAAAAAATGTTAGCTTATGGAGAGCATCATCAATTAGATATGTGTGTTTGTTCTCGGAAAAGTGTGGATGAAGAAGGAAATGTAAGTTTACTTTCTGTAAAAGATTCTGCAGATGTATTTCAATCCATAAATCATTATTTTTCTAATTATTTTTTTCAACCATTTACCCCAAGCTCTTGTAATAAACTGTATTTGAGAAAACATATTATTGATCATTCAATCCGTTTTCAATCCGTCAGTTATGTAGGTACAGAAGATACGTTATTTAACTTCGCTTTTTTATTGTATGGAACCAAAATTGGCTCTGTGGATAAGGTATATTATAATCAGTTTATCAGAAGAGGGTCCACAGCGTTAACTTATAAAAAGGGCATTATGCTCAGAACAAAAAATTTAGTAGCTGAATGTTATACATTACTTAAACAAGAAAATAAAAACGATGAGGCACATAACGCCGCCATTGCCTACCTCTTTTTATTTTTTTTTAATTATAATATCAAGCAGATTAAAGATCATTTCAACACAGATGAAATGGAAATCGTAAAAAATGAGATCCAACTGATAAAAAACTCGCCCATCATTCGTAGATTTGCATTGGAAATTCTTAAAAATAAAAAACTAACCGAACTGCTTAAACGGAAAGGATATCAACAAAGCGGCCTTGTTGCCACCAAAGTGCTATACGCTTCAATATATTGCGGTCTGTATCATCTTACATTCAAACTCTTACAAAAAACTTTTAAACTTAATTAGACATCAACTTGTCAAAAAAATCCAATTCTAAATAAAATGCTGCTCTTAAAAATAATAGACATTTCAAAATTTTCTCTCGCTTACTTGCTCTCATATGTAATGCGATTTTTTGGTCTAAGCAAAAACATTTGGATCATTACGGAACGCCCAGCTGAATGTAAAGATAATGGTTATCATTTTTTTAAATACATTCGAGAAAAATACCCAAATCAAAAAACCTATTATGCCATTGATAGGCAGGCTCCTGATTTGAAAAAAATTACAGATCTTGGTCAAGCACTTTATTTTAATAGCTTTAAACATTATCTTTTTTCTTTTCTAGCTACCAGACTCATAGGTGCTTTCAATCCTGTAGGTATTCCGAATTCTTTTTCTTTCTACAAATTTCCCCACCTGGTAAAAGGTAAAAAAGTGTTTTTACAACATGGGATTACAAAGGAATATATAAAATCCCTAACCTACTCTAGTACGCTAGTGGATCTGTTTTGCTGTGGCGCTTTACCAGAATACGATTATGTGCAAGAGTTTTTTGGATATCCAAAAAATGTAGTACAATATGTGGGATTTTGCAGGTATGATAATTTGAATGACTATACCCTAAAAAAACAAATTTTACTTATGCCCACCTGGCGTCAGTTTTTACCCTCCCAAACGTGGAAAATGAAAGGGGTGAAAAATTTTAATGAACTTGAACGTGAGTTTTTAAATAGTGATTATTATGCCCACTATTCTTACTTACTTAAAAATCAAGACTTGTTAGATTTTCTTGAGCGAAACGATTATCTATTAATATTTTATCTGCATCATGAACTTCAGCAATTTACATCACTATTTGAAACCAGCAACAAAAATATTGTTATGGCTAATAATAGTGATTATGATGTTCAACTTCTTTTAAAAGAATCTGAATTTTTAATTACGGATTACTCAAGTGTAGCCTTTGATTTTGCTTATATGAATAAACCAATGGTTTATTATCAATTTGACGAAGAAGAATATTATAAATCACATTACAATAAAGGATATTTTGATTATGAGAGTATGGGATTTGGTGCGGTCGCAAGACAAGAGACTGATTTAGTTAAAGCTCTTATTAATAGTTTTGACACTCAGAAAATGCAATTTTATAATGATGAGATGTTTACTAAAAGGACTCATGATTTTTTCACACTCAGAGATACTTTAAACTGTAAACGAACTTTTGATGCTGTTTTGTATTTATAGTTCTTCAAAATGTCTTGAAAACAAAATTAAGTGTCCTAAAATTTCTTTTTATATAATTTATTATTACCCACAATATTTTGTGATTCTAATGTATATTAGCGGTTGATTTTAATATCATTAGAATGAAAATACTTTTACTGTTTGGCAATAATTTGTTTCGATACCAAAAGCAAATTTTGTCAGAACTTTCTCTTCTTGACGATCTGGAAATTTACGCGATATGTAATAACTACAGTGCAAAAATCCCAAAAGATTCAAAATTTATAAAATTAATTAATGAGCGATTTCCCGTCATTAAAGTCAATCCCCATTTATTTGAAAGTACTGCTCAATTTATTGCAGCTTCAAAATCAATAAAAAGGTATGAAGAGAATCTGATTTATGATTATGTGATAAATTTTTGTAATCTATCAGTATTTAATGACTTACAGGTTAAGTACGCGTGCGTGATAAAATTAGATATTGATATTAAAAATTGGTATTCTGCAAGTATAAACAAATCAGATTATACAACGATCAATATTTTAAAATCTAGTGATAATCAAAATTTTTCCCCTTTTAAATCAATGTCGTTTACTACACAAATTGGCATTTACAATAATCGGGATAAAGCGTTTTATTATTTTTCTTATTTAATAAAAAGTGTTTTTAATGGCAACAGGTATCCAGATAAAGGAGCGATAAAAACTGATTATAACTTTTTTAAAAGAATAAATCATCATATTGATCATTTAAAGATTATTTATTTAAGGAAATTTTCAAACGTTCACTTTAACTGGAAATTAGCGATATTGAAGAATAACGAACCAGTTGTAATAACGGACGAAATCAATGCTTTTTGGGCAGATCCTTTTATCATAAATCACTCGGATAATAATTGGATATTTTTTGAAGAATTAGATCATAAAAAAAAATTAGGTAAAATTTCTCTGATAAATTTAAAAGAAAATAAGCCTTTTAAAAAGGAAGTCGTATTAGAAAAGCCCTACCACCTCTCTTTTCCTAATGTCTTTGAAATAGGAGATCAATATTTTATGATGCCGGAAGAAAGTGCCAGTAATAACCAAAATATTTACAAGGCTGAAAAATTTCCCACTCAATGGGAACATTATAGAACTATTTTAAAAAATAAGAAAGTAGTTGATCCTGTTTTCATTTTACATAATCAGAAATATTGGCTTTTCTTTAATGAGATAGAGAATTTTGAATATGATAATAATGAAAGGTTAAATTTATATTATTCTGATGATTTGTTTTCTGACCATTGGGTGAGTCATCCACAAAATCCCATAATAATTGATAAAGCGAAGGCGCGAAATGCGGGGAAGATTATGAAGGAGAATGAAGAATACATTAGAGTTGCTCAGGATTGTAAAGATGGGTATGGCCAAAATATTTCTAAAAATAGAATTACAGAACTTTCTGAAAAAATATATACTGAAGAAAAGTTACCTACAACTTGGGATTTTGAAAAGTATAATGGATTTCATACAATTAATGTTGATGGTGATATTACAGTGATAGATTTATTGGTAAAAGAATGAAATTCTAGAAACTTACTATTATAATATCTTTAAAAATCTGTTGGTTATTGGTATAACCGAACCTTTATATTTAAGATTGGGCTTTAATGAATTCATTTTTATGTTAATTTTCTTAAATTTGCGATCGCAAAGATTAAAAAATAAGTGTGAATATGTTTGAGTATGCTATATATTTCCTTTTGATAAATCTTTTAGTTTATAAATTGTTCTTTTAATATAAATCTATATTAGTACAATAACTCCAGTGGCTACAATGTTTAGTAGGAGTAATTATTATCCGCTTTTTATTAGAGAAAATTCCAAAAATTTTTATGAAAATATTATATGTAACAAACGGCATTACCGGTTCTGGCGGACTTGAGAGAGTTCTATCAATTAAAGCCTCAAAGCTCGCGGATAATTTTGGCTATGAAGTACATATACTAACGTTAAATGAAAAAGGAAGACAACCTTTTTTTACTTTTTCAAAAAACATAAATTTTCATTCAATTGGAGTGGGGGGAAATCCTCTATTTTATTTTTTACAATATAGAAAGGGAATTCAAAAAACTATTGATGAGATAAAACCGGGTATTATTTCAGTGTGTGATGACGCTTTAAAAGGTTTTTTGCTACCACAGATCATTCATACCAAGGCAAAATGGATTCATGAAAGCCACGCCTCGATGGTCTTAGGAGATCAGGGGAAAGGTGTCCCTTTTACGAAGAAAATACAACATGAATTAAAGCAATTTTTAGGCAAGGCTTTTTCAAAAATTATATTATTAACGGAAGGAAATCAAAAAGAATGGGCAATAAATAATCTGGTCGTCATACCTAATCCCTTGCCTTTTCAAATGACTGTAACGTCAACACTTCAACATAAAAAAATCATAGCGGTTGGTAGTTACAGCTATAATAAAGGATATGACTTATTGTTAAACATTTGGGCGCCTCTCGAAAAAGACTTTCCAGATTGGGAACTCAATGTTTACGGAAGAGGTACCCATGAAAATCTACAGCCCGAAGCCGAAAAATTGGCTTTAGAAAACATTCACTTTAATGCGCCGGTTTCTTTTATAGAAAAAAAGTATTTGGAATCCTCATTGTTTGTTTTGCCTTCGCGCTCCGAAGGATTTGGTATGGTACTCATAGAAGCCATGACTTGCGGTTTACCTGTCGTCAGTTTCGATTGTCCGAATGGGCCGAAAGATATTATCACCAACAACGAAGATGGCTTCCTTATAGAGAATGGTAACATTGACCAGTTTGTTGAAAAAGTAAGATTTTTGATCTGCGATTTTGAACTTCGCCAAAGGATGAGTAAAGCAGCAAAAGAAAAAGCGAAAAAATACGAAGCGACCGCAATTGTGAAGCAATGGGATGCATTGTTCAGATCTCTCTGATACTTCTCGTAAAAAATTATTGATTTAGAAGCCATAAATTATAGCATTAATCTAAGTTGACGATTTGGATTCTTAAACTTCATTTAATTAAAACTTCTTCTGACATTCCTATAAATTTTAATTTCGAAACTTTTGAGAGGGTTCCAGAGTGATAAAAGTAGGATAAAGCATTAGTTTTACAGGAAGTTTTTTAGGTTAAAACCAGCCTTTTTAATCTTATAGAGTTGCGATCACCCAAAAATCTTAAATGTAGGCAATAAAAGCAACTCTTAATTAAAAAATCTTTATTTTTGTCCCCTACAGCCAACATTAACATCCAACTTCCATTGAAAATCCTCTACAATACAGATCAAATCTTTCTTCACGGTGGCATTGAAAAGGTCATGGCAACCAAAGCCAATTATTTTGCCAGCCAAAATGGGGTAGAGGTATATATCGTAACAACTGAGCAAGGTCAGAATGCGGGCTGCTATCCATTAGATGAGAAGATAAAGCTTATCGACTTAGGAGTTGATTATAATCGCTCTAAATCCTATTTTTCCGGTGAAAACCTACGGAAAGCATTTCTTCATTTTAAGAAGCAAAGAAAGCTGTTTAAAGAACTGCAACCGGACGTCATAATATCACCGAATTACAATTTTGACCATTACTGGCTGCCTTTTATTTTTTCAAGAGCTAAAGTAATTAAAGAAAGGCACAGTTCCCGATTCTTTGAAGCCAAACAAAGAAATAAAACCTCCTTAAAAACAAAACTCCTATTTTGGTTCAATGATTATATTGACGGTCTTTACGATCGAATCATCGTTTTGAATGAAGACGAAAAAACCTATGTTAATTCTGGCAATGCATTTGTAATTCCTAATCCTGTAGAGCACACAAATTTATATGCTGACCTTTCAAAAAAACAGGTATTAGCGGCAGGCCGAATTTCACCAGTGAAAGCTTTTGATCAGTTGATAGAGGCTTGGGCTTTGATTCAGCTCGATTTTCCCGACTGGCAACTGCATATTTACGGCCAGGATTACTTGGGTACACAGGAGAAATTGGAACAATTGGTCGCAAAACATGATTTGCATAGTGTGCTTAAATTTAAAGGGAGCGTAAATAATTTGCTCGAAACCATGACTGACTATAGTATTTACGCCATGACTTCTGATACCGAATGTTTTCCGATGGTTTTATTAGAAGCTCTTTCTGTTGGAATGCCCGTTGTTTCCTATGATTCTCCAAATGGTCCGCGGAATATTTTAATTGATGGTGAAGATTCATTTCTCACTCCTTCTAAAAATATACCTATTTTTGCTGAGAAATTAAAAATCCTGATGGAAAATGCAAATTTGCGCTGTGAAATGGGGGGAAAAGGTATGAAAAATGTAGAACGTTTTAGTCTCGAAAAAGTAATGCAGCAATGGAAGGATTTATTTCAATCATTAAGGTAAGGTGCGCATTTTTTTAAAATCAGAATCTCAAAATGAGATCATCGAGAAAAGTTTAATTTTGCAATCTAACATCTAACATCTAACATCTTTGTTCGACTGGATTCCCTTAAGCAGCTACACAGCAATTTATTATCACTTCATGTTTTTCCTGATGGTAATTATTTTGTGGCATTCAACTCAAAATGATATTTTCTCCGAAGATACGCGCAGATTTTCACAAATATTCGGTTTTTGCCTGCTTGCTTTAATTTGTTTTTACATGGGAAATAGACCCGTAAGTGGTAAATATTTTATTGATATGGGTACCTATGCTCAAATTTACAGGAAAGTACAATCTGGTGAGACTTTCATAATTACTTCAGACTATTTATTTAATTACTTCATGATTGCCTGTACGAAAATTATGAACGAGCGGTGGTTCTTTTTTCTATGTGCACTGATTTATACAATTCCTTGCTATATCTTTTCCAAAAAATATTGTGGCACTTATTGGTATTTTGTTTTTTTTATGTTTGTAGGGTCATTTTCATTTTGGGCTTATGGAACCAATGGCATTCGAAATGGAATGGCCACCGCAATATTTATTTTAGCACTATGTTTTTATAAAAAGAAAATAATATTATATATATTAATTATAATTTCTTATTTTATCCATAGTTCTCTAATCATTCCGATTGCAGGTTTTGCAGTTGCAGGATTTCACAAAAACCCTAAAACTTATTTGATTATATGGTTAGCGGCCATTCCGCTTTCTCTGGTCGGAGGGAGTTTTTGGGAAGGATTTTTTGGCGGATTAGGGTTTGGTGACGATACGCGTGCAGAAGACTATTTAACAAAAGGAAATATAAATAATGATACTTTTGCGTCAACAGGATTTAGGTGGGACTTTGTATTTTATTCTTCCTTCGCCGTTTTTGCAGGTTGGTATTTTATTTTTAAGAAGAAAATCACCGATACATTTTATATTCATCTCTGGGGAACCTTTATGATTGCAAATGCGTTCTGGATTTTAATCATTAGAGCTAATTTCTCCAATAGATTTGCCTATTTATCCTGGTTTCTTATGGCTCCCATAATTGCGTATCCACTTTTGAGATATAAAATGTTTCCAAATCAGTATCGTATTATTGGTGGCGTGATAGCACTGTATTACTTATTCACTTATTTAATGTTTATAAAAGGGTAATGAAAAAAATACTTTCTATAATTATACCATGTTATAATGTTGAAAAATATATAGTCACATGTCTAGAATCAGTTTATTCAACTGGGCTCCACGAAGAGAAGTTTGAGGTAATTCTTGTTGATGATGAGTCTCCGGATCAGGTGGTTAAAATTGCGTCTGATTATTTGGTGGAAAAGACAAATTATAAAATAATAAGACAAACAAATAGGGGTTTAGGTGGCGCTAGAAATACAGGCATTAAAAATGCTTCAGGCAAGTATATTATTTTTTTGGATCCCGATGATACCTTAGTTTTACGAAATTATAATTTTTTAGAAAATTGCAATGCCGACATTGTTCAACTTGCATCTGAAAATATATCAATTTATGGTGACGTTATCTCAGCATATAATCCTCCTGACATTAAAAATATTACAGGAAGAAAATTTTGGTTGAATAATTTGATTATGCCATCAGCATGTAATAAGATTTACCTAAGAAGTTTTCTTAATAAATATAGTTTGGAATTTAAAGACCATCTCTATAGTGAGGATATTGAATTTAACGCGCGTGCTTTTTTCTATGCTCAACATGTAACAGTCAAAGGTATTTTAATTCAGCGATTTTTGCAGTCACCTAATTCAATTACTAGAAATAAGAGTATCACAAGTAGGAAAAAGCTTTTTGATGATCTATTTAACATTATAAAATATCTTGTAATATTTAAAAAAGATAATTCAAAGTCATTAGAGGATAAAAAGTATTTTGATAAAATTATTAGTGATGTTGGTCTAGGTGTACTAAATTTGGGATTACGAAATTCAATCGAAAAATCTGAAATAATTAGAGTGAGACGTTTTCTATTAGATAATAAAATCCCTATTTTCACGATTGTATATGATAATAAAAATAAAAACCTGTTTAAATATATTTTGCGCATGCCATTCTCAATTAACTTATTAAAATTGATATTTACAAAATGAGAGTTCTCCAGGTGATAGATAGCCTACCATCCACTAGTGGTGGAGCGAGGTTTGTAGGTAAGTTGGTGCAAAAACTGGTTGAAAGAAAAATTGATTGCCACCTTTTACTTATTGATGGTGCCAATTCTCACTTTTTGGATGAGTTACATTTAGCAAATATAAAAATTATTTCTTTAGATATTAATGTGAAAAACAGATATCGTTTTACGTATGTTAGAAAAATCGCTGCTTTAATGGCGGAATATGACATAGTACATGTTCATATTTTTCCGGCTTCCTATTTAGTGGCTTTTGCATCTTTGTTTACAAAATATAATATACCAATCGTATTTACGGAACAC
This genomic window contains:
- a CDS encoding glycosyltransferase family 2 protein, whose product is MEENRFAGEVPVATSAPLITVIVPIYNVEPYLSKCIASIINQIYTNLQILLVNDGSTDRCGKICDDFAAKDPRITVFHTSNQGQSNARNVGLDTAQGKYVSFIDADDWIDSDFYEKMLAYGEHHQLDMCVCSRKSVDEEGNVSLLSVKDSADVFQSINHYFSNYFFQPFTPSSCNKLYLRKHIIDHSIRFQSVSYVGTEDTLFNFAFLLYGTKIGSVDKVYYNQFIRRGSTALTYKKGIMLRTKNLVAECYTLLKQENKNDEAHNAAIAYLFLFFFNYNIKQIKDHFNTDEMEIVKNEIQLIKNSPIIRRFALEILKNKKLTELLKRKGYQQSGLVATKVLYASIYCGLYHLTFKLLQKTFKLN
- a CDS encoding CDP-glycerol glycerophosphotransferase family protein, which encodes MLLLKIIDISKFSLAYLLSYVMRFFGLSKNIWIITERPAECKDNGYHFFKYIREKYPNQKTYYAIDRQAPDLKKITDLGQALYFNSFKHYLFSFLATRLIGAFNPVGIPNSFSFYKFPHLVKGKKVFLQHGITKEYIKSLTYSSTLVDLFCCGALPEYDYVQEFFGYPKNVVQYVGFCRYDNLNDYTLKKQILLMPTWRQFLPSQTWKMKGVKNFNELEREFLNSDYYAHYSYLLKNQDLLDFLERNDYLLIFYLHHELQQFTSLFETSNKNIVMANNSDYDVQLLLKESEFLITDYSSVAFDFAYMNKPMVYYQFDEEEYYKSHYNKGYFDYESMGFGAVARQETDLVKALINSFDTQKMQFYNDEMFTKRTHDFFTLRDTLNCKRTFDAVLYL
- a CDS encoding glucosamine inositolphosphorylceramide transferase family protein, coding for MKILLLFGNNLFRYQKQILSELSLLDDLEIYAICNNYSAKIPKDSKFIKLINERFPVIKVNPHLFESTAQFIAASKSIKRYEENLIYDYVINFCNLSVFNDLQVKYACVIKLDIDIKNWYSASINKSDYTTINILKSSDNQNFSPFKSMSFTTQIGIYNNRDKAFYYFSYLIKSVFNGNRYPDKGAIKTDYNFFKRINHHIDHLKIIYLRKFSNVHFNWKLAILKNNEPVVITDEINAFWADPFIINHSDNNWIFFEELDHKKKLGKISLINLKENKPFKKEVVLEKPYHLSFPNVFEIGDQYFMMPEESASNNQNIYKAEKFPTQWEHYRTILKNKKVVDPVFILHNQKYWLFFNEIENFEYDNNERLNLYYSDDLFSDHWVSHPQNPIIIDKAKARNAGKIMKENEEYIRVAQDCKDGYGQNISKNRITELSEKIYTEEKLPTTWDFEKYNGFHTINVDGDITVIDLLVKE
- a CDS encoding glycosyltransferase family 4 protein; the encoded protein is MKILYVTNGITGSGGLERVLSIKASKLADNFGYEVHILTLNEKGRQPFFTFSKNINFHSIGVGGNPLFYFLQYRKGIQKTIDEIKPGIISVCDDALKGFLLPQIIHTKAKWIHESHASMVLGDQGKGVPFTKKIQHELKQFLGKAFSKIILLTEGNQKEWAINNLVVIPNPLPFQMTVTSTLQHKKIIAVGSYSYNKGYDLLLNIWAPLEKDFPDWELNVYGRGTHENLQPEAEKLALENIHFNAPVSFIEKKYLESSLFVLPSRSEGFGMVLIEAMTCGLPVVSFDCPNGPKDIITNNEDGFLIENGNIDQFVEKVRFLICDFELRQRMSKAAKEKAKKYEATAIVKQWDALFRSL
- a CDS encoding glycosyltransferase family 4 protein, with the protein product MSPTANINIQLPLKILYNTDQIFLHGGIEKVMATKANYFASQNGVEVYIVTTEQGQNAGCYPLDEKIKLIDLGVDYNRSKSYFSGENLRKAFLHFKKQRKLFKELQPDVIISPNYNFDHYWLPFIFSRAKVIKERHSSRFFEAKQRNKTSLKTKLLFWFNDYIDGLYDRIIVLNEDEKTYVNSGNAFVIPNPVEHTNLYADLSKKQVLAAGRISPVKAFDQLIEAWALIQLDFPDWQLHIYGQDYLGTQEKLEQLVAKHDLHSVLKFKGSVNNLLETMTDYSIYAMTSDTECFPMVLLEALSVGMPVVSYDSPNGPRNILIDGEDSFLTPSKNIPIFAEKLKILMENANLRCEMGGKGMKNVERFSLEKVMQQWKDLFQSLR
- a CDS encoding EpsG family protein — translated: MVIILWHSTQNDIFSEDTRRFSQIFGFCLLALICFYMGNRPVSGKYFIDMGTYAQIYRKVQSGETFIITSDYLFNYFMIACTKIMNERWFFFLCALIYTIPCYIFSKKYCGTYWYFVFFMFVGSFSFWAYGTNGIRNGMATAIFILALCFYKKKIILYILIIISYFIHSSLIIPIAGFAVAGFHKNPKTYLIIWLAAIPLSLVGGSFWEGFFGGLGFGDDTRAEDYLTKGNINNDTFASTGFRWDFVFYSSFAVFAGWYFIFKKKITDTFYIHLWGTFMIANAFWILIIRANFSNRFAYLSWFLMAPIIAYPLLRYKMFPNQYRIIGGVIALYYLFTYLMFIKG
- a CDS encoding glycosyltransferase family 2 protein, encoding MKKILSIIIPCYNVEKYIVTCLESVYSTGLHEEKFEVILVDDESPDQVVKIASDYLVEKTNYKIIRQTNRGLGGARNTGIKNASGKYIIFLDPDDTLVLRNYNFLENCNADIVQLASENISIYGDVISAYNPPDIKNITGRKFWLNNLIMPSACNKIYLRSFLNKYSLEFKDHLYSEDIEFNARAFFYAQHVTVKGILIQRFLQSPNSITRNKSITSRKKLFDDLFNIIKYLVIFKKDNSKSLEDKKYFDKIISDVGLGVLNLGLRNSIEKSEIIRVRRFLLDNKIPIFTIVYDNKNKNLFKYILRMPFSINLLKLIFTK